Proteins encoded in a region of the Zea mays cultivar B73 chromosome 4, Zm-B73-REFERENCE-NAM-5.0, whole genome shotgun sequence genome:
- the LOC103645051 gene encoding uncharacterized protein isoform X1, with protein MPPYRAQNGWSPDAWNKIVSEFHKKHEYVTFNKIQIQEKERELKREYKILKEARKQSGVSWNEKRCMIIAEPTIWDNIITTFPRAKKFRKKSFPLFDALGELYDGHIAQGTWNITSTQPVQNSNDGEQLKTIEVEDEDTNEPEEDARIEQDEDIVIVERVEQRLPKRSGAPTVNQEKETKRVRKDALEGLIGRYLDVKTKQVADEAAQSAKVKDVAQDNDFSIKRCISVLKTMDMTRDEKVKAAEVFNIPNYRETFICFNDDEPEVALLWLRGKMDKL; from the exons ATGCCTCCATATAGGGCTCAAAATGGGTGGAGTCCAGATGCTTGGAATAAAATAGTTTCTGAATTCCACAAGAAGCATGAATATGTTACATTCAACAAGATCCAAATTCAGGAAAAGGAGAGGGAATTGAAAAGGGAATACAAGATATTGAAGGAGGCAAGAAAACAAAGTGGAGTTTCTTGGAATGAAAAAAGATGCATGATCATTGCTGAACCAACGATATGGGACAACATTATCACT ACATTTCCTAGAGCTAAGAAGTTCCGCAAGAAGTCTTTTCCTCTCTTTGATGCCTTGGGTGAATTATATGATGGTCACATCGCACAAGGGACTTGGAACATTACCTCTACTCAACCAGTACAAAATTCTAATGATGGAGAGCAACTAAAAACCATAGAAGTGGAAGATGAAGATACTAATGAACCAGAAGAAGATGCAAGAATAGAACAAGATGAAGATATAGTAATTGTTGAAAGGGTTGAACAGAGGTTACCTAAAAGGTCAGGTGCACCAACTGTCAATCAAGAGAAGGAGACAAAAAGAGTGAGGAAAGATGCACTAGAAGGGCTGATAGGGAGGTACCTTGATGTGAAAACGAAGCAAGTTGCAGATGAGGCTGCACAATCAGCAAAAGTAAAGGATGTTGCTCAAGATAATGATTTTTCTATCAAGAGGTGTATTTCTGTTCTTAAGACTATGGATATGACAAGAGATGAGAAGGTCAAAGCAGCTGAGGTGTTCAACATACCAAATTACAGGGAAACATTTATTTGTTTCAATGATGATGAGCCAGAAGTCGCTCTCCTTTGGCTAAGAGGGAAGATGGATAAACTCTAA
- the LOC103645051 gene encoding uncharacterized protein isoform X2 — protein sequence MIIAEPTIWDNIITTFPRAKKFRKKSFPLFDALGELYDGHIAQGTWNITSTQPVQNSNDGEQLKTIEVEDEDTNEPEEDARIEQDEDIVIVERVEQRLPKRSGAPTVNQEKETKRVRKDALEGLIGRYLDVKTKQVADEAAQSAKVKDVAQDNDFSIKRCISVLKTMDMTRDEKVKAAEVFNIPNYRETFICFNDDEPEVALLWLRGKMDKL from the exons ATGATCATTGCTGAACCAACGATATGGGACAACATTATCACT ACATTTCCTAGAGCTAAGAAGTTCCGCAAGAAGTCTTTTCCTCTCTTTGATGCCTTGGGTGAATTATATGATGGTCACATCGCACAAGGGACTTGGAACATTACCTCTACTCAACCAGTACAAAATTCTAATGATGGAGAGCAACTAAAAACCATAGAAGTGGAAGATGAAGATACTAATGAACCAGAAGAAGATGCAAGAATAGAACAAGATGAAGATATAGTAATTGTTGAAAGGGTTGAACAGAGGTTACCTAAAAGGTCAGGTGCACCAACTGTCAATCAAGAGAAGGAGACAAAAAGAGTGAGGAAAGATGCACTAGAAGGGCTGATAGGGAGGTACCTTGATGTGAAAACGAAGCAAGTTGCAGATGAGGCTGCACAATCAGCAAAAGTAAAGGATGTTGCTCAAGATAATGATTTTTCTATCAAGAGGTGTATTTCTGTTCTTAAGACTATGGATATGACAAGAGATGAGAAGGTCAAAGCAGCTGAGGTGTTCAACATACCAAATTACAGGGAAACATTTATTTGTTTCAATGATGATGAGCCAGAAGTCGCTCTCCTTTGGCTAAGAGGGAAGATGGATAAACTCTAA